The Aminithiophilus ramosus genome contains a region encoding:
- the nuoE gene encoding NADH-quinone oxidoreductase subunit NuoE — MAATKEEILATVREIVGPWRGRKGALIPLLQETQRVFGYLPSEAMEALSEEIRLPLAEIYGVATFYAQFHLEPRGRHVIRVCRGTACHVRGSLKLLERLKETLGVAEGGTTEDGRFTLEPVACLGACGLAPVMTIGDQTFGRVAAEKLPEILAPFR; from the coding sequence ATGGCAGCGACGAAGGAAGAGATTCTTGCGACGGTGAGGGAGATCGTCGGGCCCTGGAGAGGCAGGAAGGGAGCCCTGATTCCCCTGCTGCAGGAGACGCAGAGGGTCTTCGGCTATCTGCCCTCGGAGGCGATGGAGGCCCTGTCGGAGGAGATTCGCCTTCCTCTGGCCGAGATCTACGGCGTGGCGACCTTCTACGCCCAGTTTCACCTCGAGCCCCGCGGGCGCCATGTCATCCGCGTCTGTCGCGGGACGGCCTGCCATGTCCGCGGAAGCCTCAAGCTTCTGGAGAGGCTCAAGGAGACGCTCGGCGTGGCCGAGGGGGGGACGACGGAGGACGGCCGTTTCACCCTGGAGCCCGTGGCCTGTCTGGGGGCCTGCGGCCTCGCCCCGGTCATGACGATCGGCGATCAGACCTTCGGCCGCGTCGCCGCGGAGAAGCTTCCGGAGATCCTCGCTCCCTTCCGGTAG
- the fdhF gene encoding formate dehydrogenase subunit alpha gives MESITLTIDGKTIVAERGMTILQAARRGGIHIPTLCDHPALPVAGACRICLVEVERSPKLLTACSTPAEAGMVVRTAAPRVLAARRAVVELLLIRHPLDCFSCSSNGKCELQDVAYELGIKASPFTEEGDTCRSYAIEDANPFYVRDMNKCILCGRCVRACDSLARCHAIDFQNRGIRTMVQPPVGRDLEHSDCTFCGQCVQLCPVGALSEKASAGKGRPWELRSVKTTCSYCGVGCELDIQVNTRTGRIANVTTDYGSPTSLNGGRCCVKGRFAWQFVHSEERLTRPLIREKGLFREVDWPEALDVVAARMTALRDASGPDALGFFSSARCTNEENYLFQRLAREVMGTNNVDHCAHLUHAPTVKGLGETFGSGAMTNDYDSLKEADVLLVIGSNTTETHPVIGSWIKERKAGGARLIVCDPRRIELARYADVHIRHRSGSDVALVNGLMHVILRDSLHDGAFVEARVENVEALGKVVREYTPERTSAITGVPADLIEKAARTYAAGPRSAIFYTMGITQHRCGTDNVRSLANLALLCGMVGRPGTGVNPLRGQNNVQGACDMGALPDVFTGYQKVADGGVRARMKGLWKCGDLPAAPGMTLVKMVEAAAAGDLKCLYVMGENPMVSDPDTNHVRRALENLEFLVVQDIFLTETAQMADVVLPAACWAEKEGTFTNTTRTVQRVRRAVEAPGEARPDWQILTDLARRLGADWSFGSASEVFDAVAACTPSYGGMSHGRLDGGPLSWPCPSVDHPGTPNLHVDRFARPGGKAIFVPCEWRAPHEWPDEAFPFLATTGRILYHYHTGSMSRRSAPGEFVKELFIEINAHDAEALRAGEGAMLRVTSRRGALEGRAKITDRVPPGMVFLPFHFAEAGANRLTASVVDPDSETPAYKISAVTIVAL, from the coding sequence GTGGAATCCATCACCCTGACCATCGACGGGAAGACGATCGTCGCCGAAAGGGGCATGACGATTCTCCAGGCCGCCCGCCGAGGCGGCATTCACATCCCCACCCTCTGCGACCATCCGGCCCTTCCCGTCGCCGGGGCCTGCCGGATCTGTCTCGTCGAGGTGGAGAGGAGCCCCAAGCTCCTGACGGCCTGTTCCACTCCCGCCGAGGCGGGTATGGTCGTCCGCACGGCCGCGCCCCGCGTCCTGGCGGCCCGGCGGGCCGTCGTCGAGCTCCTCCTCATCCGCCATCCCCTGGACTGCTTCTCCTGCTCGAGCAACGGCAAGTGCGAGCTTCAGGACGTGGCCTACGAGCTGGGCATCAAGGCCTCTCCCTTCACCGAAGAGGGCGACACCTGCCGCTCCTACGCCATCGAGGACGCCAACCCCTTCTACGTCCGGGACATGAACAAGTGCATCCTCTGCGGACGCTGCGTCCGCGCCTGCGACAGCCTGGCCCGCTGCCACGCCATCGACTTCCAGAACCGCGGCATCAGGACCATGGTTCAGCCTCCCGTCGGCAGGGATCTGGAACATTCGGACTGCACCTTCTGCGGCCAGTGCGTCCAGCTCTGCCCCGTGGGCGCCCTCTCCGAGAAGGCCTCGGCGGGGAAGGGGCGCCCCTGGGAGCTTCGATCGGTGAAGACGACCTGTTCCTACTGCGGCGTCGGCTGCGAGCTCGACATTCAGGTCAACACCAGAACAGGACGCATCGCCAACGTGACGACGGACTACGGAAGCCCCACGTCGCTCAACGGCGGGCGCTGCTGCGTCAAGGGGCGCTTCGCCTGGCAGTTCGTCCACAGCGAGGAGCGTCTCACCAGGCCCCTCATCAGGGAGAAGGGGCTTTTCCGCGAGGTCGACTGGCCCGAGGCCCTCGACGTCGTCGCCGCCAGGATGACGGCCCTCAGGGACGCCTCCGGTCCCGACGCCCTGGGCTTCTTCTCGTCGGCCCGCTGCACCAACGAGGAAAACTATCTCTTTCAGCGTCTGGCAAGGGAGGTGATGGGCACCAACAACGTCGACCACTGTGCCCATCTGTGACACGCTCCCACGGTGAAAGGTCTCGGCGAGACCTTCGGAAGCGGCGCCATGACCAACGACTACGACTCCCTCAAGGAGGCCGACGTGCTCCTTGTCATCGGTTCCAACACGACGGAGACCCACCCCGTCATCGGCTCCTGGATCAAGGAGCGCAAGGCCGGGGGGGCCAGGCTCATCGTCTGCGATCCCCGCAGGATCGAGCTGGCCCGGTATGCCGACGTCCACATCCGCCACAGGAGCGGGAGCGACGTGGCCCTCGTCAACGGTCTCATGCACGTCATCCTCCGCGACAGCCTCCACGACGGGGCCTTCGTCGAGGCCCGCGTCGAGAATGTCGAGGCCCTCGGGAAAGTCGTCAGGGAGTACACGCCGGAGAGGACGAGCGCGATCACGGGCGTTCCCGCCGATCTCATCGAAAAGGCGGCCAGAACCTACGCCGCGGGCCCCAGGTCGGCCATCTTCTACACCATGGGCATCACCCAGCACCGGTGCGGCACCGACAACGTCCGCTCCCTGGCCAACCTGGCCCTTCTCTGCGGCATGGTGGGCCGACCCGGCACGGGCGTCAATCCCCTGCGGGGTCAGAACAACGTCCAGGGCGCCTGCGACATGGGGGCCCTGCCCGATGTCTTCACCGGTTACCAGAAGGTGGCCGACGGCGGCGTCCGGGCCAGGATGAAGGGCCTCTGGAAGTGCGGCGATCTTCCCGCCGCCCCGGGCATGACCCTCGTTAAGATGGTGGAGGCCGCCGCCGCGGGCGATCTCAAGTGCCTCTACGTCATGGGAGAGAACCCCATGGTGAGCGATCCCGACACGAACCACGTCCGCCGGGCTCTGGAGAACCTGGAGTTCCTCGTCGTCCAGGACATCTTCCTCACCGAGACGGCCCAGATGGCCGACGTCGTCCTCCCCGCCGCCTGCTGGGCCGAGAAGGAGGGGACCTTCACCAACACGACCCGCACGGTCCAGCGCGTCCGCAGGGCCGTCGAGGCCCCGGGGGAGGCCCGGCCCGACTGGCAGATCCTCACCGATCTGGCCCGCCGCCTCGGCGCCGACTGGTCCTTCGGGAGCGCCTCCGAGGTCTTCGACGCCGTCGCCGCCTGCACGCCCAGCTACGGCGGCATGAGTCACGGGCGCCTCGACGGGGGACCGCTCTCCTGGCCCTGCCCCTCCGTCGATCATCCCGGGACGCCCAACCTCCACGTGGACAGGTTCGCCCGACCGGGCGGCAAGGCGATCTTCGTCCCCTGCGAGTGGAGGGCGCCCCACGAGTGGCCCGACGAGGCCTTCCCCTTCCTGGCCACGACGGGACGCATCCTGTACCACTATCACACGGGCAGCATGAGCCGGCGGAGCGCCCCCGGCGAATTCGTCAAGGAACTCTTCATCGAGATCAACGCCCATGACGCCGAGGCCCTTCGCGCGGGAGAGGGCGCCATGCTGCGCGTCACCTCCCGGCGCGGCGCCCTCGAGGGGCGGGCCAAGATCACCGATCGCGTCCCGCCCGGAATGGTCTTTCTGCCCTTCCACTTCGCCGAGGCCGGAGCCAACCGCCTCACGGCATCCGTCGTCGATCCCGACTCGGAGACGCCGGCCTACAAGATCAGCGCCGTCACTATCGTCGCGCTCTGA
- a CDS encoding (2Fe-2S) ferredoxin domain-containing protein encodes MAKIRTLDDLKEIREKTMDLTGARSQGRTRVIVGMGTCGIAAGARAVMEAVMDELARQGIRDVSVETTGCIGMCQQEPLLDVIRQGQPRITYGKVSPEEARRIVAEHVVHGRLVEDKVIGQTD; translated from the coding sequence GTGGCCAAGATCAGGACGCTTGACGATTTGAAGGAGATCAGAGAGAAGACGATGGATCTGACGGGCGCCCGCTCCCAGGGGAGGACGCGCGTCATCGTCGGCATGGGGACCTGCGGCATCGCCGCCGGGGCTCGGGCCGTCATGGAGGCCGTCATGGACGAGCTGGCCCGGCAGGGGATCAGGGACGTCTCCGTCGAGACGACGGGCTGCATCGGCATGTGCCAGCAGGAGCCCCTGCTGGACGTGATCCGCCAGGGGCAGCCGCGCATCACCTACGGAAAGGTCTCGCCCGAAGAGGCCCGCCGCATCGTCGCGGAACACGTCGTCCATGGCCGCCTCGTCGAGGACAAGGTCATCGGCCAGACGGACTGA
- the mobA gene encoding molybdenum cofactor guanylyltransferase has translation MTPAAGPLEASAVVLGGGRGRRMGGNKLFLAVDGVLLLERVLRRLVPLFPEIVLAVGPEDEEPLRRRLPSLSSARPVAVAVDAVSGLGPLQGLTSALKALRGDWAFVVGCDMPWIQEAVVRSLWQAREAGSDVLCASVDGYLEPLHAFYRRTCLPFAEAALASGDRRLKAFYGDVRVTVVAEAAFRCLPGYRRSFQGINTPSELNRLTDLP, from the coding sequence GTGACGCCCGCCGCGGGACCTCTGGAGGCCTCGGCCGTCGTTCTCGGCGGCGGCCGGGGACGGCGGATGGGGGGCAACAAGCTCTTCCTGGCCGTCGACGGCGTCCTTCTTCTGGAGCGGGTTCTGCGGCGTCTCGTCCCCCTCTTCCCCGAGATCGTCCTGGCCGTGGGCCCCGAAGACGAGGAGCCGCTGAGACGACGCCTCCCCTCCCTCTCATCGGCCCGGCCCGTCGCCGTCGCCGTCGACGCCGTCTCCGGCCTGGGGCCCCTGCAGGGGCTGACGTCGGCCCTGAAGGCTCTGAGGGGCGACTGGGCCTTCGTCGTCGGCTGCGACATGCCCTGGATCCAGGAGGCCGTCGTGCGGAGCCTGTGGCAGGCCCGGGAGGCGGGAAGCGACGTCCTCTGCGCCTCCGTCGACGGCTACCTCGAACCCCTCCACGCCTTTTACCGCCGCACCTGTCTTCCCTTCGCCGAGGCGGCCCTCGCCTCGGGCGACCGACGCCTCAAAGCCTTTTACGGCGATGTCCGCGTCACCGTCGTCGCCGAGGCGGCCTTCCGATGTCTTCCCGGCTACCGCCGATCCTTCCAGGGCATCAACACCCCCTCCGAGCTGAACCGTCTCACCGATCTTCCCTGA
- a CDS encoding NADH-quinone oxidoreductase subunit NuoF, with protein sequence MRSYRSHVLLCEGTGCLSGGAAALRESLCRELAARGLEREVLVVSTGCHGLCEMGPVVVVYPEGTFYCRVGPSDVAEIVEEHLFKGRPVERLVYRDESKVSVPRYSEIPFYRKQRRIALRNCGYINPDNIDEYIARDGYVALIRALRESTPRQVLEEVTASGLRGRGGGGFPTGLKWGFCAGAAGDKKYVICNADEGDPGAFMDRSILEGDPHSVVEGMALGAYAIGADEGYIYCRAEYPLAVRRLERTIEAAMEYGLLGPSVAGTDFAFHLHVKEGAGAFVCGEETALMASIEGRRGMPRPRPPFPANRGLWGCPTNINNVETWANVPAIVRNGGAWYAALGTEKSKGTKVFALTGKVNHTGLVEVPMGTTLREIVFEIGGGILNGRKFKAVQIGGPSGGCLTEEHLDLPVSYESLAQAGAIMGSGGLVVMDEENCMVDVAKFFLEFTQAESCGKCPPCREGTKKMLDILNRICSGRGRPEDLDALEYLATMIKETSLCGLGQTAPNPVLTTLRYFRHEYEAHIDEKRCPAGACVALTRFVIDGGKCIGCAKCARICPASAISGAVREPHAIDGERCVKCGACLAACPVGAIARK encoded by the coding sequence ATGAGGTCCTATCGATCCCACGTCCTCCTCTGCGAGGGGACGGGATGTCTTTCGGGAGGGGCGGCGGCGCTTCGGGAGAGTCTCTGCCGCGAGCTGGCGGCGCGGGGCCTCGAGAGGGAGGTCCTCGTCGTCTCGACGGGCTGTCACGGCCTCTGCGAGATGGGCCCCGTCGTCGTCGTCTACCCCGAAGGGACCTTCTACTGCCGCGTCGGTCCCTCCGACGTGGCCGAGATCGTCGAGGAACATCTGTTCAAGGGGCGCCCCGTCGAGCGCCTCGTCTACCGGGACGAATCGAAGGTCTCCGTTCCCCGCTACAGCGAGATTCCCTTCTATCGCAAGCAGCGCCGCATCGCCCTGCGCAACTGCGGCTACATCAATCCCGACAACATCGACGAGTACATCGCCCGCGACGGCTACGTGGCCCTGATCCGGGCCCTGCGGGAAAGCACGCCCCGCCAGGTTCTGGAGGAGGTCACCGCCTCGGGGCTTCGGGGCCGGGGAGGAGGCGGCTTTCCGACGGGGCTCAAATGGGGCTTCTGCGCCGGCGCCGCAGGCGACAAGAAGTACGTCATCTGCAACGCCGACGAGGGGGACCCCGGGGCCTTCATGGACCGCTCCATTCTCGAGGGCGATCCCCATTCCGTCGTCGAGGGGATGGCCCTGGGCGCCTACGCCATCGGCGCCGACGAGGGGTATATCTACTGCCGGGCCGAGTATCCCCTGGCGGTGCGACGTCTCGAGAGAACCATCGAGGCCGCCATGGAGTACGGCCTCCTGGGTCCCTCCGTCGCCGGGACGGATTTCGCCTTCCACCTCCACGTCAAGGAGGGGGCCGGCGCCTTCGTCTGCGGCGAGGAGACGGCCCTCATGGCCTCCATCGAGGGACGACGGGGCATGCCCCGTCCCCGTCCTCCCTTCCCGGCCAACAGGGGGCTCTGGGGATGCCCGACGAACATCAACAACGTCGAGACCTGGGCCAACGTCCCGGCCATCGTCCGCAACGGCGGCGCCTGGTACGCCGCCCTGGGGACGGAGAAGTCCAAGGGGACGAAGGTCTTCGCCCTGACGGGGAAGGTCAACCACACGGGGCTGGTCGAGGTGCCCATGGGGACGACGCTCCGCGAGATCGTCTTCGAGATCGGCGGCGGCATCCTGAACGGACGGAAGTTCAAGGCCGTCCAGATCGGAGGTCCCTCGGGGGGCTGTCTCACGGAGGAGCATCTCGACCTTCCCGTCAGCTACGAGTCCCTGGCCCAGGCGGGGGCCATCATGGGCTCGGGAGGTCTCGTCGTCATGGACGAGGAGAACTGCATGGTCGACGTGGCCAAGTTCTTCCTCGAGTTCACCCAGGCCGAATCCTGCGGCAAATGCCCCCCCTGCCGGGAGGGGACGAAGAAGATGCTCGACATCCTGAACCGGATCTGTTCGGGCAGGGGGCGGCCGGAAGATCTGGACGCGCTGGAATACCTGGCCACCATGATCAAGGAGACCTCCCTCTGCGGCCTGGGCCAGACGGCGCCCAACCCGGTTCTGACGACGCTGCGCTATTTCCGTCACGAATACGAGGCCCACATCGACGAGAAGCGCTGTCCCGCCGGGGCCTGCGTCGCCCTGACCCGGTTCGTCATCGACGGCGGGAAGTGCATCGGCTGCGCCAAGTGCGCCCGGATCTGTCCCGCGTCGGCCATCTCGGGCGCCGTGAGGGAGCCCCACGCCATCGACGGCGAACGGTGCGTCAAGTGCGGCGCCTGTCTGGCCGCCTGTCCCGTCGGGGCCATCGCCCGCAAGTGA
- a CDS encoding formate/nitrite transporter family protein codes for MNFKTPVELAEGACLAAETKSRRTVAQLLVLGTLAGAYIAFGGFFMLIVTQDLAGFAGVGVSRLMGGGAFSLGLMLVVVAGGELFTGNCMMPLGTLAGCAPLGKVLRNWFWVYVANALGSLVVLFLLHRAGLLRGAVAANALKIAVAKTSLTVGEAFCRGILCNWLVVLAVWMSMAATDIAGKLLAILFPITAFVASGFEHCVANFFLIPAGLLAAGEGAEALLSPARLSLGGLFRNLVPVTAGNIVGGVLFVAVAYFFVFRDRLRRPDGP; via the coding sequence ATGAACTTCAAAACGCCTGTCGAACTTGCCGAAGGCGCCTGTCTGGCCGCCGAGACGAAAAGCCGACGCACCGTCGCCCAGCTGCTTGTCCTGGGGACGCTGGCCGGGGCTTACATCGCCTTCGGCGGTTTCTTCATGCTCATCGTCACCCAGGACCTGGCCGGCTTCGCCGGCGTCGGCGTGAGCCGTCTCATGGGCGGAGGGGCCTTCTCCCTGGGGCTCATGCTCGTCGTCGTCGCCGGCGGGGAGCTCTTCACGGGCAACTGCATGATGCCTCTGGGAACGTTGGCGGGGTGCGCTCCCCTCGGAAAGGTCCTGCGCAACTGGTTCTGGGTCTACGTCGCCAACGCCCTGGGCTCCCTCGTCGTCCTCTTTCTGCTTCACCGCGCCGGCCTTCTCCGGGGGGCCGTCGCGGCCAACGCCCTGAAGATCGCCGTCGCCAAGACGAGCCTGACCGTCGGCGAGGCCTTCTGCCGTGGTATCCTCTGCAACTGGCTCGTCGTCCTGGCCGTATGGATGAGCATGGCCGCCACCGACATCGCCGGCAAGCTCCTGGCCATCCTTTTCCCCATCACGGCCTTCGTCGCCTCGGGCTTCGAGCACTGCGTGGCCAACTTCTTCCTCATCCCCGCCGGCCTCCTGGCGGCGGGGGAGGGGGCGGAGGCCCTCCTTTCTCCGGCCCGGCTCTCCCTGGGAGGCCTTTTCCGCAACCTCGTCCCCGTGACGGCGGGCAACATCGTCGGAGGCGTCCTCTTCGTCGCCGTCGCCTACTTCTTCGTCTTCCGCGACAGGCTCAGGAGGCCCGACGGGCCGTGA